The genomic segment TTTTATTTTATTCTTCAATACACAAGGAGGGCTTATTCATGAAGAAAAAGCTATGGGCACAAGATTTGAAGGCAATTCCCTTTTTATTGCCCTTTTTTATTGCATACTTAGTATTTACTATTTTTCCGATATTCAAAGGTTTGGAAATGAGTCTTTATGACTGGACCTTAATTAGGAAACTAGAGTTCGTCGGACTTGATAACTATCAAAAAATGCTAGGAGATCCTCACTTTTGGAAAACACTGTGGAATACGACACTATTTGTTATATTAACAACACCAGCAATGCTCATACTTTCCTTAGTTCTTGCCCTATTAGCAAATATGAAATCAAAATTCACTACATTTCTTAGAGGTTCATACTTTATTCCAAGCATTTTATCAGTTTCGGTTATTTCGTTTCTCGCTATTTTCATGCTTCAACCATATAACGGATTAATCAATACAGTTCTACATACTATAGGAATTGAAGCAGAACCATTTTGGATGGCAGATAAAGCACTCGCTTGGCTTACTATTGTAATAGTAACGCTATGGTGGTCAGTCGGGTTTAATATGATTTTATTCCTTGCAGGATTACAGGATATACCGGAATCTCTATATGAAGCAAGTGAAATAGATGGTGCTACAGGATGGGAGAAATTCCGTTATATTACATTGCCACAACTAAGGCCAATAGGGAAAATAATACTATTACTACAAATTCTTGCCTCGTATAAGGTGTTTGCACAAATATTATTAATAACAGGTGGAGGGCCAGGCGGAGGTACAAGGCCAATTATACAATATATTTATGAAGTCGGCTTTAGGCAAAATAATTTAGGCTATGCTGCTGCTATGTCGTATGCTTTGTTCTTTATCTTATTAATACTTTCTGTCATTCAACTTAGGAATCAGAAGGAGGAGAGATGAAATGAAAAAATCTAAATACTTAAAACGAAATCGTGATCCATATCATGGTATTAAAGTAACTTTAGGCATAATTATTGCAATTTTATTTGTGGCGCCAATCATCTGGATGATATTTGTTTCGATAAAGCCAGATGGTTTTACAACTACACAACCGCTAGCCTGGTTTTTACCACCATTTACTTTTTCAAACTACACAAATTTATTATTTGATAGTCTTATTTTACGATGGACGCTTAACAGTTTTGTTATTGCATTAATCACAACAATCTTAACGTTAATAATAACATCCCTAGCCGCATTTGCTTTATCACAAATGCAATTTCGATTTAAGAAGACCATTTTTATCTTCTTCTTAATAGGTCTAATGATCCCCGGTGAAGCAACAATTATACCGCTTTATGAAATTGTGAAAAGTTTAAATTTATTAGATAGTTATCCGGGTCTCATTTTGCCAATGATTGCTTCACCACTTGGCGTCATTATATTAAAGAGCTTTTTTGATGGCGTACCAAAAGAAGTAATTGAAAGTGCAATAATAGATGGTTGCTCGAAATTTAAACTTTATTACAAAATTGTTTTACCATTAGCTAAACCGGCATTGGCTGCTATAGGTATATTCACATTTATTGGATCATGGAATAACTTCTTATGGCCATTTTTATCAGTACTATCTGAATCTTTATATACACTGCCAATCGGAATTCCATTGTTCAATTCCGCTTATACAACAGCATACGTACTTCCAATGGCTGCTAATGCTATTGCTTCAATTCCAGTGATAATTATATTTTTGATATTTGAAAAACAAATAGTACAAGGAATAAGCTTTAGTGGAATTAAAGGTTAATAGAATAGAGCAAATATAAAAAAGTCCCCCTCTTGTAAAATGAAAGTAGAACCAATCAAATACAAGAGGGGAAATCTCTAATGAAAAGGAATAACGGACTTCCGAATTTGATTTAATAACTTTGTCCTAAGAATGCTGTTGGCGATGAGTGTGTGGCATACAAAATGTACTTGATGATATTGGAAAAGTTGTAGACTTACCTAAATTCAATTGTTCGATATTATTCGAAAAACTGAAGATTTTCACTTGATTAAACAATTGTTCAATCATATCGTGTCAAAATGCAATCGTGGGACTTTACATAAAATCAAGATTCTAAATGAGCTTTTTAATAATTGATTCCATCACAATAACGGTCAGAAAACTCCGTGAACCACTTGGAGCTCTATCATGGCGAATGTTCGGATATCAAGTTGTGGGGCAGTCATTCTCAATAAATCAAGATATCTTTACGTGTCATCGAAAGCACAGGGCTGAAACACGATGGCGCACAATAGGTGAAGAATGGTGGATTCACTCCTTTTGCTTGCTGAGAACAAAGGCGATTTTCCCGAATTAGGGGAATAAATACGTTTGACCTAGTAAATCGAAGAATAGTAGCGTTAATCATTGATAGGTATTTTAACGGAAAAGTATTTTTAAGTTTAACTTATAATCTCGAAGTATTGCCTTGTACTGAAATGAAACATTATTCGAATATAACAAACAAAGTTACAGAAGTATGTTTTATTAAAGTTTAAGTATTTGATTATCTAACAAAGGTATGAATTAAAGATAGCTATCTAGGTGATTGTAAAGGAGGTGTTACCAAAAATCGAACTGATTTAGAAAAAGTAATTAAGGATCAATTAAATAATAAATGGAAATAGGATAGAGGGGGTGTTCGTATTTTTCAGAACAGCCCTTTTCTTATATTTAAAGATAATTGAGTATTCGAAAAAGTGGAGGGGAGATTATGTGCGCTTGCCATGTTTTTTAGTTTTTTTATATCCTATTGTTAGGAAAAAAGTAGGACGACATATAAAAACCCAATTGCATTAGAAGGTGAGTGGGGAACCCGTATGTATTAAAATCCAATGGTATTTATTACTTGTATGTGAGTACAAGAGACATTGATATTGGAGTGAGAGAATCTAACGGATTGGGAATATAAAGGGCTTGCAACGGAAGAACCAAAAATGAAAACAGACTATGCACCTGAAATTATTTATTGGAATGAGTATTTTTATATGTATACTTCATCCGGTAGAAGCGGAAACCACGTATTGAAAAGTGATAGTCCTACGGGTCCGTTTAGTTTAGTAACCAAAAATATTGAGAAATCGATTGAAGGAAATATATTTATTGATGATGCTTCTATGTATCTTTCACATTCCCGTGCTTCTGGTATTGCAGTTTCTCCAATGATTGATCCAGTAACCTTTGCCAAGGTGTTACTACCGGCGCATTTACGGATTGATCTACCATCTTTTAAAAAAATGGTAAATACTACATGACTTATATGGGAAATCATCTTTTAAGTGAGGCTTATTGGATCAACTATGCAGAAAGCGATCATCTTATTCAGGGGTATACCCCTTCTAATCAAAATCCAAACGTTATAGACACAGAGAGTCCTATTACAGAGTTACTATGTTTATATAAAACCGGATGTTACTTATTTAAGTAAACAGAACTACGGAAGGGAAAATCTTAGTAGTATATCTGGGGCTTTTCAATTGATACTTGGCATCGTATGAAAGTAGAGGTAAAGGGAACAATAATTTAAGTATTTGTTAACAATATGGATATCCTAAAATTATATTTGATGATAGTTCGATTCAACCATTTACTCATCGAAAGGTTGGTTTACAGCCAGTAAATCAACCAATATTTGTTTGATAACCTTGAATCAACTCCAAAATCAGTTTATTTTTTTATAATCACTATGAAAATATAAAAGGGGGCGATTTAAATAAACAGAGATTACTCCGTAGACTATTTCAAAGGTCTACTAGTCATTGGGATGGTATATACACATGTGTTGCAATTTTTTAGTGATGTTACTATATTTCCCTCAGTACATTACAGTACTCAATTTTTTAACTTACTCACATTTTCTGGATTTGTTTTTTGTTTTGGTTATGTTTGCCAAATAAGCTATTATAGTAAGCCGTTCAAATTTGTGTTTAGTAAGATGCTATTTACTGGACTTAAAACATTAGTGGCATTCTATATCTCAGGACTTGCATTTCAGGTATTTATTGGAGATCAACCATTAAATATGGATACGATTATGCCGATAATCCTATTACAAGTTATCCCAGGTTGGTCAGAATTTCTAGTTTCCTTTGCCCTAATAATTTTCATTGGACTAGTTTTATTCCATGTAATTATATGGATTTCTGGCCGTCCTATTATATTTTGGAGTATAACTTCGCTACTCTATGTAACAACTTGGATTGATTATGGTCAATTCGATTCTACGTATATCGGGTTATTAGTTGGTACAACAAAATTCCCAACATTTCCGGTACTTCAATATATTCCATTTTATTTGATAGGAATATATTTTGCCAAATATAGAATAGAATTCCAATGGAAATATCTTATTATTTCAATACTCGGGACCACTCCATTATATTTTTATTTAATGACAAATAATTTTCAGCTACCAGAGAGGTTTCCACCAAGTATGTATTGGATTATAGGGCCAGTTTTCTTCTTGTACCTTTATTATGTCCTTTCTAAGTTTTTAGAAAAACGGGTGAAAGGGCCAGGTATACTCCAAATAATGGGTGAAAATGTTCTTTTCTACTTAATAATAAGCAATGTGTTTATATTTTCATTGGATAGTAAACTCCATTTATTTATTATTGGACCATGGAAAGGGCTATTCTTTACTATCTCTTTACTAATGGTCATAACTTACCTTATTAACATTACATCTGCCAAACCTAAAAAATAAAGCGGTTTATCATCTCAGTATTTGGTCCCGTCTTTAAATTATTTATTCGCTTCCTGATTAATCATATTTATTTGTCAATAGATTTATTATGAAAATAGTGAGTTTATAAGATATTTTAGGTTTTTAAAACACTAATAGGGCTGATGTGTTTAACTTCCATCATAGGCCTCTAGGGAAGTTAAACATATGTTTACTGGGGCTATGTTGACTTTTATTGCTACTATGAATAAAAAGAACTCCACTCTATCAATGCATTCATCTGTGTAGATTTAGTTGGTGCTGTTCGCCCCCTCTGTTAGGCTAGGTGTCGTATAGAACTCACCTGTTATACTTTAATTAATAGATGGAGGTCGTGCGACATGAGTAGTGAGAAAAGGAATAGATATACCAAAGAACTGAAGGACGCTGTCCTTGTAAGAATGATGCCACCTAATAACGAATCTGTTAAGAGTATTAGTATGGATACCGGTATTTCGGAACAATCCCTTTATAAATGGAGAAAAAAAGCGCGTATTGATGGAAACCCAACGCCTGGAAATGGACAGATTTCAGAACGCTGGAGTAGTGAAGATAAGTTTTTGGTAGTACTGGAAACCTACGCAATGAATGAAATAAATCTTGCAGAATACTGCCGTAAAAAAGGTTTATAAAAGGAACAGATTGACGCATGGCGTTCTGTTTGTCTAAACGCCAACACTGGTGAACTGAATCAAACTAAACGGCTTTCCCAGGAGCCGAAAGATGAAAAAAGACATACAACTGAGATTGAGAAGGATTTACGTATAAAGGAAAAAGCGTTGGCAGAAGCTGCAGCCTTATTATTATTATTATTATTAAGAAAAAAGGCCAGAGCGATCTGGGGGGACCACGAGGACGAATGATTAACCCGTTAGATCGCGTACTTGCGGTAGAACTTATCCAAGAAGCGAATCTAAACGGTGCACGAATGACTGTGGCATGTGCAGAACTAAATATTAGTGTGCGCACGTATGAACGCTAGGTTTCGAACGGTGGAATAAAGGAAGATCAACGTCCTCATGTGCGACGTCCTGAACCCAAAAATAAGCTAACAGAAGAGGAAAGACAAGATGTCATCAAGACTGTCAAAAAAGAAGAGTTTGTCGATTTACCTCCTTCACAGATTGTGCCAAAACTAGCAGATGATTCGATTTATATCGCCTCAGAATCAACGTTTTATCGGATATTACGGGAAGAGAAAATGCAACAGCACCGCGGACGAAGTAAAAGACCAGAGATGAAATTACCCGAAAGTTATTTAGCAACGGCCCCTAATCAGGTATGGACTTGGGATATTACTTGGTTGAAAGGACCTGTTAAAGGTCTATATTTCAAACTTTACTTGATCATTGATTTGTTTAGCCGAAAGATTGTTGGTTGGAAAGTTTGGGAAATAGAAGATGCCGCTCACGCTGAAGTATTAATTAAAAAAACAATTATAAGTGAAAAAATATACGGGGCTCCCCTTGTCTTACACTCCGATAACGGAAGCCCAATGAAAGCAGCAACATTTCAAGTGTTACTTGAAAAACTAGGTATCCAGAGCTCTTATTCAAGACCACGGGTGAGTAACGATAATCCATATTCAGAGGCTGTCTTTCGGACACTTAAATATCGACCAGAGTGCCCGTATGATGGATTCGAATCAATTGAGGATGCGCGGTCATGGACCGCAAGGTTCGTTCATTGGCACACGCATGAACATCAACATAGCGCAATAAATTTCGTTACTCCAGATCAACGGCACACAGGTGCCCATATTGAGATACTTAAAAAAAGGCATGAAGTCTATCAACTGGCAAAAAAACATCCAGAACGCTGGTCAAAATCAACTAGAAACTGGAGTCCACATGAATCAGTAGCCTTGAATCCGATGAAAGAAAAGTTGCGGACCGATTCGATTAAATAACTAGTTTAGAAAAAGAGCGATATGCGACAACTATCTTGACAAACACCGTTCGGAATAAAGCATATCTGAATGTAAGGAGAAAACCCTCTTTTTGAAGGTGTATTTAGTACCTATGAACACTATATTTCGGAAAATTAGCAGGATTTTAAATTTAACATATTGACAATATTATTTATTCAGTATATTATAATAGTTAGTTAATTAATTTAACTAATATAATTAGAAGCATAATATAATAAATATTTTCATATATGAATTTTAACTATGTAGGTGTAATTTAAATATATGAAAGGAATTAGCGTGATAGGCTGCACAGATCAAATAAAGTGCTTGACAGTTTCTAATGAAGGTAAGGTTAGAATACTCATATTTTCTAAAGCAATATTATAATTAAATTCAGGTTCAGATAAATTAGAGAAATCCATAAATAAAAGGAGAGTAAATCCAAATGACTAAAAAAATAATGCCAAGAAATGAATATCCAAGACCGCATTTCGAAAGGAAAGACTGGTTAAATTTAAATGGTGAGTGGAATTTTTCATTTGACGAAGAAAATATTGGAGAGCGTGAGCAGTGGTACAATGTAACTAACTTCGAACAAAAGATTATCGTCCCTTTTACGTATGAAACAGAGGCAAGTGGAATAGAGAAAGAGGAGTTTTGTCCGAATATATGGTATCAAAAGTTTGTTATAGTGCCTAAAGAGTATGAAAGTAAAAAAGTTGTGTTACATTTCCAAGCGGCCGACTATATTACAAAGCTATGGGTAAATGGCAAGTTTGTTGGTGAGCATAAAGGTGGTCAAATAGCTTTTTCTTTTGATATTACTAATTATCTTACTGAAAATAACGAACTTAATATAATCATTAAAAATGAGGACAGCTTTAGTTGTTACCAACCAAGGGGAAAACAAAGATGGAAAGATGAGAACTTTGGGTGTTGGTATGTTCAAACTACAGGGATTTGGCAAACTGTTTGGCTAGAGTATTTAAATGAGGAAAATTTGGAGTCAGTAAAAACAACACCAAATATTGATACAGATTCCGTTGAATTTGAATTTAAGTTTTCCGATGATATCAATCTAAATTCAAATCTTATATTAAAAACATCGATATCATTTAATAATCATCCTATTAAGGAATTTAGTCTGGGCATTGATTGTACTAGGCATACATTAGATTTGAACATCGCAAGTGAGGTTTTCCATTGGAAAGTAATGCAGTGGAGTCCAAAAGAACCAAATCTATATGATGTCGAATTTACTTTATATAAAGAAAATCATATAGTTGATCAAGTTCACTCATATTTCGGAATGAGAAAAATATCGATTGAAAATGGTAATGTTCTTTTGAATAATGTTCCATTATATCAACGATTGCTTCTGGATCAGGGATATTGGAAAGAGAGTCATTTAACGCCACCTTCGGAAGAAGCTATCATTGAGGACATCGATAAAACATTAGAAATGGGTTTTAACGGTGTTAGAAAACACATGAAGGTTGAAGATCAACGCTTCTTATACTGGGCAGATAAAAAGGGTCTATTAGTTTGGTCGGAAATGGCTGCAACGTATGACTTTTCTGATGAAGCTGTGCAGAATTTTACAGAAGAATGGATGGAGGTTGTGAAGCAGCAATATAATCACCCTTCGATCATTACATGGACACCCTTTAATGAATCATGGGGAATAAGGAATGTTTATACAGATGTCAAACAACAAAAGTTTACTGAGGCAATCTATTATCTAACAAAATCGATGGACAGCATGAGACCCGTTATTGTTAATGATGGATGGGAGCATACGATTTCAGATATTATTACATTACATGATTATGTTGAAAATGGTGACGAATTTATCGAGCGTTATGCAGATAAAGAAAGACTACTCAGTAATGGAATAGCCTTCAATAAAGATAAACATGCAATGGTACAGGGATATGAATATAATGGACAACCAATTATTATAAGTGAATATGGTGGGATTGCATTTAATAGTGAAGAAGGATGGGGTTATGGTAATCACGTGAAAGATGATGAAGAATTCTTACGCCGCTATGAATCTATAACGCAGGCTATAAAGGACACAAAATATATTAGTGGATTTTGCTATACTCAAATCACAGATGTTCAACAAGAAATAAATGGGCTATTAACAGAGGATAGAAAATCAAAAATAAATCCTGAGAAGATTAGGGATATTAATTTAAAATAATTATTTATATATAGTCGGCATTTAACAAAAGGGAGATAAGTAAGTACACAAGTAGTGATGTGTTATGCAGACGCAAATTAAACGTGGTAAAGCATCACAGTCAGCTATTCAACGAAGTACCGAAAGAATGGAATTCACTTGATTTTCATTTGCAACATCGAAGCAGACTACTGAAAATCCATATGGATGGGGAGGCCATAACCACCTCTCACAACAGGGAGCCTATTTATCTTGAAAATGGAAAATAAGTGAAAATTAAGTAATGATGAATCTGGATAATATTATATATATTGATATGTGGAATATAGAAGCCCATTGAATTCACTATGGCATGGGGGCCCTAGCCAAGGAGCTTTGCCGCAACTCTTAGGTCCTAAGTTACACCTTTTAGGGCACCTTTACTTAGTTTATTTAGATACCCAGTTGTTCAATATATAGATTTATAAAAACTTAATAATAATACATTATTATATAGTACTGATATTATATCCTAGAGTCCAGGCTAATAAAAAACCAGCTTTTTCAAATGATTTGGGGAAAGGGATAGTCATCCCAAAACATCGCAAAGCTTAATTTAATCGAAGGACAATGTGAAAATAATTCATTAGTGCTTTATGTCAGTGTGACGTAATAGTTTATATACTTCTATTTATGTTTACTCAATCAAAAAAAGACATGTGATTCCTATTGGAACACATGTCTTTTTTTGATATTTGCTTCCACTCAGTTTAAATACAGGAATCTTTATATCCTTTCTTTATAAATAAAATAATCGAAATCAGCATGTCGATTCTGACCTGATGTATCTTGACACTGCATACCGACAAATGCACCAGTAAAGAAGCCTCCACCTTTGATATAGTCATCAGAAAGCTTATGTGACGCAAATTTGACAGGTATAACAGTCCAATTCACTCCGTCAAAGGAATAAGAATACTCGTAAAAATTGGTTTTTACATCAACTCTGAGGTGAACATATTCTATAGTATCTGGAATGACGATTTCTTTACCTTGAAGCGGTTGAGCAAATATAAAGTTATCGTAAGTGCTGAGTTCAAGGATTCTACCTTTCTCTTCGTGCCAGGAAATCTGAAGTGCTGTCCAGTTTTCTGTATTATAATAGTTGACTAGTCCTGCAGATTGCTGGAAAGAGTTTGGAGTGAAGTTCACTTTCGTTTCTGCAGTAAAGTTAAAATGTTGCCAACGTCTAGCTATAAAAGCCTGAGTGAACTTTGAAGTCAAGGATTCTTTTCCGTATAGTCGCAGGTGGCCAGGATTGTCTTTTAGTGAAACAATATCTTCGCCTAATGGGATACGCAGTGATTGAAAATGATTATTTAATTCATCAATATCAAAGTCATCTTTCTCATCATAATCATTCTTCCATTTTACTTCTTCGATATCAGGTCCTTCAATTTCAAGGGACGGTCCGTTACCCCCAACCACATATGGCCAATCATTTTTCCACTCCATTCTTTGAATGGCAGTTTCCCGTCCAAGTGGGCAATAGCCTCGATCATCCAACAATGGTTGGTTTTCTCTTGGTAAGGGCCTGCCTGTTAAGTGTACTAAAAACCATTCATCTGTATGTGTATGAACAATTGAAGCATGTCCAGACTTTTGAAGTGGATTTCTAGGATATGGCCATGATGTAATCAATGGATTCTCGGGATGCACTTCATATGGTCCCCAAAGATTTTTTGATCGTGCGATCGTGGCAGCATGATCGTATTTTGTACCACCCTCTGCTGTTAATAAGTAGTAATAATCATTGATTTTATATATATGAGGGGCTTCAACTAATTTGATATCTGTCCCTTTAAAAATTATTTTAGATTCTCCAACTAGTTTTTGTTCCTCGACGTTATATTCTTGAAGAACTATACCATAAAAATTATGATGATCGATACGATGATCCCAGTACATGTTCGCTAGATACTTTCTACCGTCTTCGTCATGATACAATGATGGATCGAAGCCGGAGCTGTTTAAGTAAGTACGCTCAGACCATTCTCCATCAATAGTTTCACTGGTTACAAGGTAATTGTGGCAATCTTTCCATTGTCCTTCTGTTACCTTCACATCCGTATAGATTAGCCAAAACTTACCGTCACTATGTGAGAGTGGGGGGGCCCATACACCCCCTGAATTAGGATTTCCCATCATATTTAATTGGCTTAATCGATTAAGGGGCCTTGAAACTAATCTCCAATTATTTAAATCCTTGGAATGATATATACCCACACCAGGGAACCACTCAAAGGTAGAAACGGCAATATAATAATCTTCTCCTACGCGGCAAATGCTTGGATCTGGATTGAATCCAGGTAAAATTGGATTTCGAATGATTGTCATTTTAATTCACCCTTTACATAATTTTTATCTTTCACCAAATCTGAGCACCCTGAAAAATAGTGAATGCATGTAAGTGCTTACAAAATGGAGAAAGGTTAAATACAATTATAAAAATACTAATTAATGACCTATTGTTTATCAATAATCCGACAGTTATTGGCAGGGGAGTAATGGGATTAATAAATAAATGAAATCATTAATTAGCAATTTTCACAATACTATATTAGATAATACACTAGTTAATTGGATTAGCAAATTAGTGATAGTTGATTAACGAATGACTAAAGTAACAAAAGGTTTGCCGTTACTACTACTTTAAATTTGAATTATACTTCTTTGTTGGATACTAACACTCAAAAAGTTTTCTATTGAAAAAGCAGCTACGCC from the Sporosarcina psychrophila genome contains:
- a CDS encoding glycoside hydrolase family 43 protein — encoded protein: MTIIRNPILPGFNPDPSICRVGEDYYIAVSTFEWFPGVGIYHSKDLNNWRLVSRPLNRLSQLNMMGNPNSGGVWAPPLSHSDGKFWLIYTDVKVTEGQWKDCHNYLVTSETIDGEWSERTYLNSSGFDPSLYHDEDGRKYLANMYWDHRIDHHNFYGIVLQEYNVEEQKLVGESKIIFKGTDIKLVEAPHIYKINDYYYLLTAEGGTKYDHAATIARSKNLWGPYEVHPENPLITSWPYPRNPLQKSGHASIVHTHTDEWFLVHLTGRPLPRENQPLLDDRGYCPLGRETAIQRMEWKNDWPYVVGGNGPSLEIEGPDIEEVKWKNDYDEKDDFDIDELNNHFQSLRIPLGEDIVSLKDNPGHLRLYGKESLTSKFTQAFIARRWQHFNFTAETKVNFTPNSFQQSAGLVNYYNTENWTALQISWHEEKGRILELSTYDNFIFAQPLQGKEIVIPDTIEYVHLRVDVKTNFYEYSYSFDGVNWTVIPVKFASHKLSDDYIKGGGFFTGAFVGMQCQDTSGQNRHADFDYFIYKERI
- a CDS encoding carbohydrate ABC transporter permease — encoded protein: MKKKLWAQDLKAIPFLLPFFIAYLVFTIFPIFKGLEMSLYDWTLIRKLEFVGLDNYQKMLGDPHFWKTLWNTTLFVILTTPAMLILSLVLALLANMKSKFTTFLRGSYFIPSILSVSVISFLAIFMLQPYNGLINTVLHTIGIEAEPFWMADKALAWLTIVIVTLWWSVGFNMILFLAGLQDIPESLYEASEIDGATGWEKFRYITLPQLRPIGKIILLLQILASYKVFAQILLITGGGPGGGTRPIIQYIYEVGFRQNNLGYAAAMSYALFFILLILSVIQLRNQKEER
- a CDS encoding glycoside hydrolase family 2 protein; translation: MTKKIMPRNEYPRPHFERKDWLNLNGEWNFSFDEENIGEREQWYNVTNFEQKIIVPFTYETEASGIEKEEFCPNIWYQKFVIVPKEYESKKVVLHFQAADYITKLWVNGKFVGEHKGGQIAFSFDITNYLTENNELNIIIKNEDSFSCYQPRGKQRWKDENFGCWYVQTTGIWQTVWLEYLNEENLESVKTTPNIDTDSVEFEFKFSDDINLNSNLILKTSISFNNHPIKEFSLGIDCTRHTLDLNIASEVFHWKVMQWSPKEPNLYDVEFTLYKENHIVDQVHSYFGMRKISIENGNVLLNNVPLYQRLLLDQGYWKESHLTPPSEEAIIEDIDKTLEMGFNGVRKHMKVEDQRFLYWADKKGLLVWSEMAATYDFSDEAVQNFTEEWMEVVKQQYNHPSIITWTPFNESWGIRNVYTDVKQQKFTEAIYYLTKSMDSMRPVIVNDGWEHTISDIITLHDYVENGDEFIERYADKERLLSNGIAFNKDKHAMVQGYEYNGQPIIISEYGGIAFNSEEGWGYGNHVKDDEEFLRRYESITQAIKDTKYISGFCYTQITDVQQEINGLLTEDRKSKINPEKIRDINLK
- a CDS encoding transposase, whose product is MSSEKRNRYTKELKDAVLVRMMPPNNESVKSISMDTGISEQSLYKWRKKARIDGNPTPGNGQISERWSSEDKFLVVLETYAMNEINLAEYCRKKGL
- a CDS encoding carbohydrate ABC transporter permease yields the protein MKKSKYLKRNRDPYHGIKVTLGIIIAILFVAPIIWMIFVSIKPDGFTTTQPLAWFLPPFTFSNYTNLLFDSLILRWTLNSFVIALITTILTLIITSLAAFALSQMQFRFKKTIFIFFLIGLMIPGEATIIPLYEIVKSLNLLDSYPGLILPMIASPLGVIILKSFFDGVPKEVIESAIIDGCSKFKLYYKIVLPLAKPALAAIGIFTFIGSWNNFLWPFLSVLSESLYTLPIGIPLFNSAYTTAYVLPMAANAIASIPVIIIFLIFEKQIVQGISFSGIKG
- a CDS encoding IS3 family transposase, whose protein sequence is MRRPEPKNKLTEEERQDVIKTVKKEEFVDLPPSQIVPKLADDSIYIASESTFYRILREEKMQQHRGRSKRPEMKLPESYLATAPNQVWTWDITWLKGPVKGLYFKLYLIIDLFSRKIVGWKVWEIEDAAHAEVLIKKTIISEKIYGAPLVLHSDNGSPMKAATFQVLLEKLGIQSSYSRPRVSNDNPYSEAVFRTLKYRPECPYDGFESIEDARSWTARFVHWHTHEHQHSAINFVTPDQRHTGAHIEILKKRHEVYQLAKKHPERWSKSTRNWSPHESVALNPMKEKLRTDSIK